From one Amycolatopsis sp. FDAARGOS 1241 genomic stretch:
- a CDS encoding nitroreductase family deazaflavin-dependent oxidoreductase yields MNTEQPRYIKPAKATNAFNNLVQRLTKLGVSVLGSRVLRVRGRKTGEIREVPVNLLPFQGRQYLVAPRGETQWVRNLRAAGQGELRVGKRVAGFTYRELTDDEKPALLRAYLKRWKFEVGVFFDGVDAKAPEAKLREIAPGYPVFEVLAA; encoded by the coding sequence ATGAACACCGAACAGCCCCGCTACATCAAGCCCGCCAAGGCCACCAACGCGTTCAACAACCTGGTTCAGCGGCTCACGAAGCTGGGCGTCAGCGTGCTGGGCAGCCGCGTGCTGCGGGTCCGCGGCCGCAAGACCGGCGAGATCCGCGAGGTGCCGGTGAACCTGCTGCCGTTCCAAGGCCGGCAGTACCTGGTCGCGCCGCGCGGGGAGACGCAGTGGGTGCGCAACCTGCGCGCCGCCGGCCAGGGTGAGCTGCGCGTCGGCAAGCGCGTGGCGGGCTTCACCTACCGCGAGCTGACCGACGACGAGAAGCCGGCGCTGCTGCGCGCGTACCTCAAGCGCTGGAAGTTCGAGGTGGGGGTGTTCTTCGACGGGGTGGACGCGAAGGCGCCGGAGGCGAAGCTGCGCGAGATCGCGCCGGGCTACCCCGTCTTCGAGGTCTTGGCGGCCTGA
- a CDS encoding response regulator transcription factor, with product MSSMNATSPGRGKDELRRADGSAVRVLVVDDEATLAELVAMALRMEGWEVRSAGNGTEAVRVARDFRPDAVVLDVMLPDFDGLEVLRRMRSEAPYLPVLFLTAKDAVEDRIAGLTAGGDDYVTKPFSLEEVALRLRALLRRANGVTGASGSQLVVGDLTLDEDSREVHRAGELVSLTATEFELLRYLMRNPKRVLSKAQILDRVWSYDFGGQANIVELYISYLRKKIDADREPMIHTMRGAGYVLKPAG from the coding sequence ATGAGCAGTATGAACGCGACGTCGCCCGGTCGGGGCAAGGACGAGCTGCGCCGCGCCGACGGCAGTGCCGTCCGGGTGCTCGTGGTCGACGACGAGGCGACGCTGGCCGAACTCGTCGCCATGGCGCTGCGCATGGAGGGCTGGGAGGTGCGCAGCGCGGGCAACGGCACGGAGGCCGTCCGCGTCGCGCGCGACTTCCGGCCCGACGCGGTGGTGCTCGACGTGATGCTGCCCGACTTCGACGGCCTCGAGGTGTTGCGCCGCATGCGGTCGGAGGCGCCGTACCTGCCCGTGCTGTTCCTGACGGCCAAGGACGCGGTCGAGGACCGCATCGCCGGGCTCACCGCAGGCGGCGATGACTACGTCACCAAACCCTTCAGCCTCGAAGAGGTCGCGCTCCGGCTGCGCGCGCTGCTGCGGCGCGCCAACGGCGTCACGGGCGCGAGCGGCTCACAGCTCGTCGTCGGCGACCTGACGCTCGACGAGGACAGCCGCGAGGTCCACCGCGCGGGCGAGCTCGTCTCCCTCACGGCCACGGAGTTCGAGCTGCTGCGCTACCTCATGCGCAACCCGAAGCGCGTGCTGTCGAAGGCCCAGATCCTCGATCGCGTGTGGAGCTACGACTTCGGCGGCCAGGCCAACATCGTCGAGCTCTACATCTCCTACTTGCGCAAGAAGATCGACGCGGACCGCGAGCCGATGATCCACACGATGCGCGGCGCGGGGTATGTCCTCAAGCCCGCCGGCTGA
- a CDS encoding cell wall metabolism sensor histidine kinase WalK yields MSSSPPADPTRRPARRPWSLRRRLIVQLAALLALVCLVVGVVTEFALNDFLVGQLDKRLAATTDRGFRSGDRPPWIYGDKPPPDPLRVLGQGDGTLAIQVHNGTVRAAVLNFGSVPPSKAKPPLEQISTAQQKLLLGLPPDGHRRTIDLGGELGEYRVIASFAPSGDFSVVGLPLSDVTDTLWRLGFIFGGVALGGILVAGVAGAVTIRRTMAPLDRLAATASRVSELQLDRGEVALSERVPEVDTDPRTEVGKVGFALNRMLGHIANALKARHASESRVRQFVADASHELRTPLAAIRGYAELTRRSGAQVPPDVAFAMSRVESESARMTTLVEDLLLLARLDAGRPIVPEPVDLSRLVADAVADSHVAGPGHKWRLELPGEPISVLGDAGQLHQVVLNLLGNARTHTPAGTTVTTALSIQDGWARLSVLDDGPGIPPEILPDVFERFARGDNSRSRAAGSTGLGLAIVAAVVAAHRGRVSVLSEPGRTEFVAVFPEYRDPVLTRS; encoded by the coding sequence ATGTCCTCAAGCCCGCCGGCTGACCCGACCCGCCGGCCGGCGCGACGGCCGTGGTCGCTGCGCCGCCGGCTGATCGTGCAGCTGGCGGCGCTGCTCGCGCTCGTCTGCCTGGTGGTCGGCGTGGTCACGGAGTTCGCGCTCAACGACTTCCTCGTCGGCCAGCTCGACAAGCGCCTCGCCGCGACGACCGACCGCGGGTTCCGCTCCGGCGACCGGCCCCCGTGGATCTACGGCGACAAACCGCCGCCCGACCCGCTGCGCGTGCTCGGCCAGGGCGACGGCACGCTTGCCATCCAGGTCCACAACGGCACGGTCCGCGCGGCGGTGCTGAACTTCGGCTCGGTGCCGCCGTCGAAGGCGAAGCCGCCGCTGGAACAGATCAGCACGGCGCAGCAGAAGCTCCTGCTGGGCCTGCCGCCCGACGGGCACCGCCGCACGATCGACCTCGGCGGTGAGCTCGGCGAGTACCGGGTGATCGCGTCGTTCGCGCCGAGCGGCGACTTCTCCGTGGTCGGACTGCCGCTCTCGGACGTCACGGACACGTTGTGGCGCTTGGGATTCATCTTCGGCGGCGTCGCGCTCGGCGGCATCCTCGTGGCCGGGGTCGCGGGCGCCGTCACGATCCGCCGCACGATGGCGCCGCTCGACCGGCTGGCCGCCACCGCGTCGCGGGTGTCGGAGCTGCAGCTCGACCGCGGCGAGGTCGCGCTGTCGGAGCGCGTGCCCGAAGTGGACACCGATCCGCGCACGGAGGTCGGCAAGGTCGGGTTCGCGCTCAATCGCATGCTGGGCCACATCGCCAACGCACTGAAGGCCCGGCATGCCAGCGAGAGCCGCGTGCGCCAGTTCGTCGCCGACGCGAGCCACGAGCTGCGCACGCCCCTGGCCGCCATCCGTGGTTACGCCGAGCTCACGCGGCGCAGCGGCGCGCAGGTGCCACCCGACGTCGCGTTCGCCATGAGCCGCGTCGAGTCCGAGTCGGCGCGCATGACGACGCTGGTGGAGGACCTGCTGCTGCTCGCACGGCTCGACGCCGGCCGGCCGATCGTGCCGGAGCCGGTGGACCTCTCGCGGCTGGTGGCCGATGCCGTCGCCGACTCCCACGTCGCCGGCCCCGGACACAAGTGGCGCCTCGAGCTGCCCGGCGAGCCGATCAGCGTGCTCGGCGACGCCGGCCAGCTGCACCAGGTGGTGCTGAACCTGCTCGGCAACGCCCGCACCCACACCCCGGCGGGCACCACCGTGACCACCGCACTGTCCATCCAGGACGGCTGGGCACGCCTGTCGGTGCTCGACGACGGGCCCGGTATCCCGCCGGAGATCCTCCCGGATGTCTTCGAACGCTTCGCCCGCGGCGACAACTCGCGCTCCCGCGCCGCCGGCAGCACGGGCCTGGGCCTGGCGATCGTCGCCGCGGTCGTGGCCGCGCACCGCGGCCGCGTGTCGGTGCTCAGCGAGCCCGGCCGCACGGAGTTCGTCGCGGTGTTCCCGGAGTACCGGGACCCGGTCCTCACCCGGTCGTGA
- a CDS encoding glycosyltransferase family 39 protein produces the protein MTSATTAPGPTTVDPVKEAPPVPGPRWVRPAVALLLLASAALYMTDVAISGWGNDFYAMAVQAGTESWKAWFFGSLDPGNIVTVDKPPFSLWVMGLSGRLFGFSSWSLLVPDALAGVASVGLVYLAVRWLSGPGAGLLAGAVLALTPVAALMFRFDNPDAFLVLLLVAGGYCVVRALEAASTKWLVLAGVAIGFGFLDKMLQAFLVLPAFVLAYAVAAPTSLGRRVWQLLAAAGAVVVSAGWWVLAVALWPAADRPYISGSTDNSVLQLAFGYNGLGRIFGQGRGGPGGGGGGRPDLPAGLDLSARAGGGGGFRGFGGGTGLTRLFTEQFGDEASWLLPAALIGLIAGLWFTRRAPRTDRTRAALLLWGGWTVVTVVVFSYMSGIIHPYYTVALAPGIAATLGIATRELWRGRAHFGPRAVLSLMLAATAVWAFILLSRTPEWQPWLRYLVLALGAIGTAALLFSADALRGAAPVVAVFALVAALLGTASFTIVTAASAHAGGQPSSGPASQRGGFGGFGGNAASTMDLDGLLQATTTKWAAAQTGAMQSAGLALGSGKPVMAIGGFSGSDPAPTLAQFQQYVSAGEIHYFVAGGRGGFAELRGTAGQITTWVEQHFPATTVGGTTVYDLTRK, from the coding sequence ATGACGAGTGCCACCACCGCGCCCGGACCGACCACTGTGGACCCCGTGAAGGAGGCGCCACCGGTCCCGGGACCGAGGTGGGTACGGCCCGCGGTCGCTTTGCTCCTCCTCGCGAGCGCCGCGTTGTACATGACGGATGTCGCGATTTCAGGCTGGGGCAACGACTTCTATGCGATGGCCGTGCAAGCCGGCACGGAGAGCTGGAAGGCGTGGTTCTTCGGTTCACTGGATCCGGGCAACATCGTCACGGTCGACAAACCGCCGTTTTCGCTGTGGGTCATGGGCCTTTCCGGCCGGCTCTTCGGGTTCTCCAGCTGGAGCCTGCTCGTGCCGGACGCGCTGGCCGGCGTCGCGTCCGTGGGTCTGGTGTACCTCGCGGTGCGGTGGCTGTCCGGCCCCGGCGCCGGCCTGCTCGCGGGCGCGGTGCTCGCGCTGACGCCCGTCGCCGCGCTGATGTTCCGGTTCGACAACCCCGACGCGTTCCTCGTGCTGCTGCTGGTCGCCGGCGGCTACTGCGTGGTGCGCGCGCTCGAAGCGGCGAGCACGAAGTGGCTGGTGCTCGCGGGCGTCGCGATCGGGTTCGGGTTCCTCGACAAGATGCTGCAGGCGTTCCTGGTGCTGCCGGCGTTCGTGCTCGCGTACGCCGTGGCGGCGCCGACGTCGCTCGGCCGCCGCGTGTGGCAGCTGCTCGCCGCCGCGGGCGCGGTGGTCGTGTCGGCGGGCTGGTGGGTGCTCGCCGTCGCGCTCTGGCCCGCCGCGGACCGGCCGTACATCAGCGGCTCGACGGACAACAGCGTGCTGCAGCTGGCCTTCGGCTACAACGGACTCGGCCGGATCTTCGGGCAGGGCCGTGGCGGCCCTGGCGGCGGTGGCGGCGGACGTCCGGACCTCCCGGCGGGCCTCGACCTGTCCGCGCGCGCCGGTGGCGGCGGCGGTTTCCGCGGCTTCGGCGGCGGCACGGGCCTGACGCGGCTGTTCACCGAGCAGTTCGGTGACGAGGCATCGTGGCTACTGCCCGCCGCGCTGATCGGGCTCATCGCCGGGCTGTGGTTCACCCGCCGCGCGCCGCGCACCGACCGCACGCGCGCGGCCCTGCTGCTGTGGGGCGGGTGGACCGTGGTGACGGTGGTGGTCTTCAGCTACATGAGCGGGATCATCCACCCGTACTACACGGTGGCGCTGGCACCCGGCATCGCCGCGACGCTCGGCATCGCGACCCGCGAGCTCTGGCGCGGCCGGGCGCACTTCGGCCCGCGCGCGGTACTCTCGCTGATGCTCGCGGCCACGGCCGTCTGGGCGTTCATCCTGCTCTCCCGCACACCCGAGTGGCAGCCGTGGCTGCGCTACCTCGTGCTCGCGCTGGGGGCGATCGGCACGGCGGCGCTGCTCTTCAGCGCCGACGCGCTGCGGGGCGCGGCCCCGGTCGTGGCCGTCTTCGCGCTGGTCGCGGCTCTGCTGGGCACGGCGTCGTTCACGATCGTCACGGCCGCGTCGGCGCACGCGGGCGGCCAGCCGTCATCGGGTCCGGCCAGTCAGCGCGGCGGGTTCGGCGGGTTCGGAGGCAACGCAGCATCCACAATGGATCTGGACGGCCTGCTCCAGGCGACCACCACGAAGTGGGCCGCCGCGCAGACCGGCGCCATGCAGTCCGCCGGGCTCGCGCTCGGAAGCGGCAAGCCGGTCATGGCCATCGGCGGGTTCAGCGGCAGCGACCCGGCGCCGACGCTCGCGCAGTTCCAGCAGTACGTGAGCGCCGGCGAGATCCACTACTTCGTCGCGGGCGGCCGCGGCGGCTTCGCCGAGCTCCGCGGCACGGCCGGGCAGATCACCACCTGGGTCGAGCAGCACTTCCCGGCGACCACCGTCGGCGGGACGACCGTCTACGACCTCACGCGAAAGTGA
- a CDS encoding serine/threonine dehydratase: MDGMSTPPRTPKPADVAAAANRIRPHVRRTPQLRTEIDGRPVVLKLEHLQRSGSFKLRGAVNALLAGPAPRRVVTASGGNHGLGVATAAHALGLPAVVYVPESVPEAKAAGIEAAGAKLIRHGATYAEAAAAALAVGDEPGTRYLSAYDDPDVVAGQGTVTAEIVQDDPDVDAVVVAVGGGGLAAGATLAAGGRRVFAVEPENCQAFHAALEAGQPVDVDLDSVAASALGATRVGEVPFRILSAPNVTSVLVSDAELLAARDRLWAEFRLAVEPAAAVPLAAWLAGRVPAARPCFVLCGANTTVTFA, encoded by the coding sequence ATGGACGGCATGAGCACACCACCGCGCACCCCGAAGCCCGCCGACGTGGCCGCGGCCGCGAACCGCATCCGGCCACACGTTCGGAGGACGCCGCAGCTACGGACCGAAATCGACGGTCGCCCCGTGGTGCTCAAACTCGAGCACCTCCAGCGCAGCGGCTCGTTCAAGCTCCGCGGCGCGGTCAACGCGCTGCTCGCCGGCCCGGCCCCGCGGCGGGTCGTCACGGCGTCCGGCGGCAACCACGGGCTCGGCGTCGCCACGGCCGCGCACGCGCTCGGCCTGCCCGCGGTCGTGTACGTGCCCGAGTCCGTGCCGGAGGCGAAGGCGGCGGGCATCGAGGCTGCGGGCGCGAAGCTGATCCGCCACGGCGCGACCTACGCGGAAGCGGCGGCCGCGGCACTGGCCGTCGGCGACGAACCGGGCACGCGTTACCTCTCCGCGTATGACGACCCCGACGTCGTGGCCGGCCAGGGCACGGTCACCGCGGAGATCGTCCAGGACGACCCGGACGTCGACGCCGTGGTGGTCGCCGTCGGCGGCGGCGGGCTCGCCGCGGGCGCCACGCTCGCGGCCGGCGGGCGGCGCGTGTTCGCCGTCGAGCCCGAGAACTGCCAGGCCTTCCACGCCGCGCTCGAGGCCGGGCAACCGGTGGACGTCGACCTCGACTCGGTCGCCGCGTCGGCGCTCGGCGCGACCCGCGTCGGCGAGGTGCCCTTCCGGATCCTGTCCGCCCCGAACGTCACGTCCGTGCTGGTCAGCGACGCCGAGCTGCTCGCCGCGCGCGACCGGCTGTGGGCCGAGTTCCGGCTGGCCGTGGAGCCGGCCGCGGCCGTCCCGCTCGCGGCGTGGCTCGCCGGGCGCGTGCCGGCCGCGCGGCCCTGTTTCGTCCTCTGTGGAGCGAACACCACAGTCACTTTCGCGTGA
- a CDS encoding nitrate- and nitrite sensing domain-containing protein — protein MRHGRTRPLWAGARVLAKLGIRGKLNLLLVPPLAAVLLVSVPFVLKQAESASGAGDTAQAARNTQAVGGLISQVQREGLLAAAFVAAPASSDADLIRQQHAVDATADQVRAQLGPAAPDELTTVLARVASLRDERQNTLHRSISAERVARTYDTVVSSVIDALRLVPRSTDDAEGVRQLTALEALLRADEEESLRVTALVVAAQSQPAGQSLLDETTQRAQVHTDRFTRLAEDDQAALVVNVDSGAAAHRVDQLATQLPGPDQADAYVWDVLAAGQQQADERRAVQDRVTGEITDAAGARAAAGARLAWLVGAGAAVLFGLVAFLAIAVSRSIADPLRRLTSAATSVADLADAELVRVGDTEAVDDHTPRLATIDVASDDELGALATAFNRVQTTAAALVERQTLTRRNTSLMFANVAKRTQNLVGRQLALVDELERHERDERALAGLFRLDHLSARLRRTADNLLVVSGIRDDNPIGGPIHLTTAVRAALAEIEDFPRVQLGEIPDVQLASSLGADLVRLFAELLENATSFSPPTTTVEVETSFLDDGDLVVSIVDHGIGMAAETLEHENRRLVERERLELAPTSVLGLFVAGRLARRHSLSVELITTEDTGGVTARVTVPREFFSRTAAPAAPAPVETAPAAEAAGLFDAAPQPEPLPAPAIAALAVPAAGEFTWFRDPKPEPEWPAAEPAEQAEPAERTKPAKPGESFSGSLDGDDLATELFADPPQAVPEQQTVESVVARAKALAERLVRDNPGTATQQFAPVRRVPGAQLAPGLRAQQTIRMPVRALTRRGLRDPAAERAVFDSYSDGVAKADAIAGAGVACVDQGGENSA, from the coding sequence ATGCGGCACGGCAGGACCCGGCCCTTGTGGGCCGGTGCGCGGGTGCTGGCCAAGCTGGGCATCCGGGGCAAGCTGAACCTGCTGCTCGTGCCGCCCCTCGCCGCCGTGCTGCTCGTGTCCGTGCCGTTCGTGCTCAAGCAGGCCGAGAGCGCCTCGGGCGCGGGCGACACCGCGCAGGCCGCGCGCAACACGCAGGCCGTCGGCGGGCTGATCTCCCAGGTGCAGCGCGAAGGCCTGCTCGCCGCGGCCTTCGTCGCGGCACCGGCCTCGTCCGACGCCGATCTGATCCGCCAGCAGCACGCGGTCGACGCGACCGCCGACCAGGTGCGCGCCCAGCTCGGCCCGGCCGCGCCCGACGAGCTGACGACGGTGCTCGCGCGCGTCGCCTCGCTGCGCGACGAGCGGCAGAACACCTTGCACCGCAGCATTTCCGCCGAACGCGTCGCGCGCACGTACGACACGGTGGTGAGCTCCGTGATCGACGCGCTGCGGCTCGTGCCGCGCAGCACCGACGACGCCGAGGGCGTCCGCCAGCTCACCGCGCTCGAAGCCCTGCTGCGCGCCGACGAGGAGGAGTCACTGCGGGTCACGGCGCTGGTCGTGGCTGCCCAGTCGCAACCGGCCGGACAGAGCCTCCTGGACGAAACCACCCAGCGCGCCCAGGTCCACACGGACCGCTTCACGCGGCTGGCCGAGGACGACCAGGCCGCGCTCGTCGTCAACGTCGACTCCGGCGCCGCCGCGCACCGCGTCGACCAGCTCGCCACGCAGCTGCCCGGGCCGGACCAGGCCGACGCGTACGTGTGGGACGTGCTGGCGGCCGGGCAGCAGCAGGCCGACGAACGCCGCGCCGTCCAGGACCGGGTGACCGGCGAGATCACCGACGCCGCCGGCGCCCGGGCGGCCGCGGGAGCCCGGCTGGCCTGGCTGGTGGGTGCCGGCGCGGCCGTCCTCTTCGGACTCGTCGCGTTCCTCGCCATCGCCGTCAGCCGCTCGATCGCCGACCCGCTGCGCCGCCTGACGTCCGCGGCCACGTCGGTCGCCGACCTCGCCGACGCCGAGCTCGTGCGCGTCGGCGACACCGAAGCCGTCGACGACCACACGCCGCGCCTCGCGACCATCGACGTCGCGTCCGACGACGAGCTCGGCGCGCTCGCCACCGCGTTCAACCGGGTCCAGACCACTGCGGCCGCGTTGGTCGAACGCCAGACGCTGACGCGGCGCAACACGAGCCTGATGTTCGCGAACGTCGCGAAGCGCACGCAGAACCTCGTCGGCCGCCAGCTCGCGCTCGTCGACGAACTCGAGCGCCACGAGCGGGACGAGCGCGCGCTCGCCGGCCTGTTCCGGCTGGACCACCTGTCCGCGCGGCTGCGCCGCACGGCCGACAACCTCCTCGTCGTCTCCGGCATCCGCGACGACAACCCGATCGGTGGCCCGATCCACCTGACCACGGCGGTGCGCGCGGCGCTGGCGGAGATCGAGGACTTCCCGCGCGTGCAGCTGGGCGAGATCCCCGACGTGCAGCTCGCTTCGTCGCTGGGCGCCGACCTCGTGCGGCTGTTCGCCGAGCTGCTGGAGAACGCGACGTCGTTTTCCCCGCCGACCACGACCGTCGAGGTCGAGACGAGCTTCCTCGACGACGGCGACCTCGTGGTGAGCATCGTCGACCACGGCATCGGCATGGCCGCGGAAACCCTCGAGCACGAGAACCGGCGCCTGGTCGAGCGCGAACGCCTGGAGCTGGCGCCGACGAGCGTGCTCGGCCTGTTCGTCGCCGGCCGGCTCGCCCGGCGGCACTCGCTGAGCGTCGAGCTGATCACGACGGAGGACACCGGCGGTGTCACCGCGCGGGTCACGGTGCCGCGGGAGTTCTTCAGCCGCACGGCCGCGCCGGCGGCGCCGGCGCCGGTCGAGACCGCGCCCGCCGCGGAGGCCGCGGGCCTGTTCGACGCCGCGCCGCAGCCGGAGCCCCTCCCGGCGCCCGCGATCGCCGCTCTGGCCGTGCCGGCGGCGGGCGAGTTCACGTGGTTCCGCGACCCGAAGCCCGAACCGGAGTGGCCGGCCGCGGAACCGGCGGAGCAGGCGGAACCGGCGGAACGGACCAAGCCGGCCAAGCCGGGGGAGTCGTTCAGCGGCAGCCTCGACGGTGACGACCTGGCCACCGAGCTGTTCGCCGATCCGCCGCAGGCCGTGCCGGAGCAGCAGACGGTGGAGTCGGTCGTCGCCCGCGCCAAGGCGCTGGCCGAGCGGCTGGTCCGGGACAATCCGGGCACCGCGACGCAGCAGTTCGCGCCCGTCCGCCGCGTTCCCGGCGCCCAGCTGGCGCCCGGACTGCGCGCCCAGCAGACGATCCGCATGCCGGTTCGCGCACTCACCCGGCGCGGTTTGCGTGATCCGGCCGCGGAACGGGCAGTCTTCGATTCGTACTCCGACGGCGTGGCCAAAGCGGACGCGATCGCCGGTGCCGGTGTCGCCTGTGTCGACCAAGGAGGAGAGAACTCAGCATGA
- a CDS encoding roadblock/LC7 domain-containing protein: protein MTVPAVSAEAQNFNWLVNRFALHTAGAIAALAVSSDGLLIAMSQELERANADRLAAISSAMLGLAQGVADSHPLGAPDKVVVELERGYLLVCTISIGCSLGVLANKQASLGTIAYEMAMFANRATEVLTPGLIEELKNVVGS, encoded by the coding sequence ATGACGGTTCCCGCAGTCAGCGCCGAGGCGCAGAACTTCAACTGGCTGGTCAACCGCTTCGCGCTCCACACCGCCGGCGCGATCGCCGCGCTCGCGGTGTCGTCCGACGGGCTGCTGATCGCCATGTCGCAGGAGCTCGAGCGCGCCAACGCCGACCGCCTCGCCGCCATCTCCTCCGCGATGCTCGGCCTCGCCCAGGGAGTCGCCGACAGCCATCCGCTGGGCGCCCCGGACAAGGTCGTCGTCGAACTCGAGCGCGGGTACCTGCTGGTCTGCACCATCAGCATCGGCTGCTCGCTGGGCGTGCTGGCGAACAAGCAGGCCAGCCTGGGCACGATCGCGTACGAGATGGCCATGTTCGCCAACCGCGCGACCGAGGTGCTGACCCCGGGCCTCATCGAGGAACTCAAGAACGTGGTCGGCAGCTAG
- a CDS encoding spermidine synthase — protein sequence MSRSARGRDKGGPKPGQYPVRFGTAELLADADRPNAWLISVDGVAQSYVDLDDPTNLEFDYVRRLGDVVDCLPTGPLDALHVGGAGCTLARYVAATRPGSRQLVFDADGPLIDLVREQLELRSVPRLKVRIEGGREGVRSRRDASADLVVLDAFERASFAGGLASLEFIADVGRVLRGAGVLLANVTDGPGLPFVRRFLATVAEVFPQVVLLAEPGVLRGRRFGNLVVAAAKVELPVDVLTRRAASSAYPARCVAGTDVEKLRGKAAPIRDGEEIAVPQPPEDLLGLF from the coding sequence GTGAGCCGTTCTGCCCGAGGCCGCGACAAGGGCGGGCCGAAGCCCGGGCAGTATCCCGTGCGCTTCGGGACCGCCGAGCTGCTCGCCGACGCCGACCGGCCGAACGCGTGGCTCATCTCCGTCGACGGGGTCGCGCAGTCGTACGTCGACCTCGACGACCCGACCAACTTGGAGTTCGACTACGTCCGGCGGCTCGGCGACGTCGTCGACTGCCTGCCGACCGGTCCGCTCGACGCGCTGCACGTGGGCGGTGCCGGCTGCACGCTCGCGCGGTACGTCGCCGCGACGCGGCCCGGCTCGCGGCAGCTGGTGTTCGACGCGGACGGGCCGCTGATCGACCTCGTGCGCGAACAGCTCGAGCTGCGCAGCGTGCCGCGGCTGAAGGTCCGGATCGAGGGCGGCCGCGAGGGCGTGCGGTCGCGACGCGACGCGTCGGCGGACCTGGTCGTGCTCGACGCCTTCGAGCGGGCGTCGTTCGCGGGCGGGCTGGCTTCGCTCGAGTTCATCGCCGACGTGGGCCGCGTACTGCGGGGCGCCGGCGTGCTGCTGGCGAACGTGACGGACGGGCCGGGGCTGCCGTTCGTCCGGCGGTTCCTGGCGACGGTGGCGGAGGTCTTCCCCCAGGTCGTGCTGCTGGCCGAACCGGGCGTGCTGCGGGGGCGGCGGTTCGGGAACCTCGTGGTGGCCGCGGCGAAGGTCGAGCTGCCGGTGGACGTGCTGACGCGCAGGGCGGCTTCGTCGGCTTACCCGGCCCGCTGCGTGGCCGGCACCGACGTCGAGAAGCTCCGCGGCAAGGCAGCGCCGATCCGCGACGGCGAGGAAATCGCCGTGCCGCAGCCGCCGGAAGACCTGCTCGGACTCTTCTGA